A single Thermoleophilaceae bacterium DNA region contains:
- a CDS encoding DUF3291 domain-containing protein — MTSFHLAQVNLARPVEPLDSELLREFVESLDSVNAVADGAPGFVWRLQTDEGNATSVRVLDDDSLIVNMSVWESIEALRAFVYTAPEHLAVMKRRREWFERMETHLALWWVPAGHVPTVAEAEQRVTLLSAIGPSPDAFTFRRHFPPPDTNAAEPVDDDRWLCPA; from the coding sequence GTGACCTCGTTTCATCTCGCTCAGGTCAACTTGGCTCGGCCCGTTGAGCCGCTTGATTCGGAGCTGCTCCGCGAGTTCGTCGAGTCGCTGGATTCTGTGAATGCGGTGGCTGATGGCGCTCCGGGGTTCGTCTGGCGGCTTCAGACGGATGAGGGAAATGCGACGTCGGTGCGGGTGCTCGACGACGACTCGCTGATCGTGAACATGTCCGTGTGGGAATCGATCGAGGCGCTGCGCGCCTTCGTGTACACCGCGCCCGAGCATCTAGCCGTGATGAAGCGGAGGCGCGAATGGTTCGAGCGGATGGAGACGCACCTCGCCCTCTGGTGGGTGCCCGCCGGCCACGTCCCGACGGTCGCGGAGGCAGAGCAGCGCGTCACGCTGCTGAGCGCCATCGGCCCCTCGCCCGACGCCTTCACCTTCCGCCGCCACTTTCCGCCTCCGGACACGAATGCGGCGGAGCCGGTCGACGACGACCGCTGGCTCTGCCCCGCTTAG
- a CDS encoding DUF72 domain-containing protein yields the protein MKRVRIGCSGWNYKAWRESFYPQGLPARRWLERYAEAFDTVEINNTFYRLPNRSAVENWVKQSPPGFVFTVKASRYLTHIKRLTNMDEGVRRFYERIEPLVESPKMGPVLWQLPGNFQRDDERLRSALEALPKGRHCFEFRHPSWFCEDVYRLLRRHRAALVIGDTPERPFQTHEFTAGWTFVRFHYGHRGRGGNYSQRELEEWAARLREWRESVEAYVYFNNDWNEYAVRNALELKRLLGA from the coding sequence ATGAAGCGCGTCCGCATCGGTTGCTCGGGCTGGAACTACAAGGCCTGGCGCGAGTCGTTCTACCCTCAGGGGCTTCCCGCGCGGCGCTGGCTCGAGCGCTACGCGGAGGCGTTCGACACCGTCGAGATCAACAACACCTTCTACCGGCTGCCAAATCGCTCAGCGGTCGAAAACTGGGTGAAGCAGTCCCCTCCCGGCTTCGTCTTCACCGTGAAGGCGAGCCGCTACCTGACCCACATCAAGCGCCTGACCAACATGGACGAGGGGGTGAGGCGCTTCTACGAACGCATCGAGCCGCTGGTGGAGTCCCCGAAGATGGGACCGGTGCTGTGGCAGCTGCCCGGCAATTTCCAGCGCGACGACGAGCGGTTGCGCAGCGCCCTCGAGGCCTTGCCAAAGGGGCGTCATTGCTTCGAGTTCCGGCATCCCAGCTGGTTCTGCGAGGACGTGTACCGGCTGCTCCGCCGGCACCGCGCGGCGCTGGTGATCGGGGACACGCCCGAGCGGCCCTTTCAGACGCACGAGTTCACCGCCGGCTGGACCTTCGTGCGCTTCCACTACGGCCACCGCGGGCGCGGCGGGAACTACTCACAGCGCGAGCTCGAGGAGTGGGCGGCGCGCCTTCGCGAGTGGCGCGAGAGCGTGGAGGCATACGTGTACTTCAACAACGACTGGAACGAGTACGCGGTGAGGAACGCGCTTGAGCTGAAGCGGCTGCTGGGCGCCTAA
- a CDS encoding BON domain-containing protein: MAIIPKIGLTTVAGATGAAAAYLLDPQQGRGRRAKAKDMFLARVRKTGRELDSQARFAAGTATGGAKRVTGAGSGNPDLDNTALARKVESVIFRPEDAPKGRVSVNAEGSVVYLRGEVETQEQIDALVHGAERVEGVEAVRSLLHLPG, translated from the coding sequence ATGGCCATCATTCCCAAGATCGGACTGACGACCGTAGCCGGCGCCACCGGAGCAGCCGCCGCATATCTGCTCGATCCGCAACAGGGCCGGGGACGCCGAGCGAAGGCGAAGGACATGTTCCTCGCGCGCGTGAGGAAGACGGGCAGGGAGCTCGACAGCCAGGCCCGCTTTGCGGCCGGTACGGCCACCGGCGGGGCCAAGCGCGTCACCGGCGCCGGCTCGGGCAACCCCGACCTCGACAACACAGCCCTGGCGCGCAAGGTCGAGTCGGTGATCTTCCGACCCGAGGACGCGCCCAAGGGCCGCGTGAGCGTGAACGCCGAGGGCAGCGTGGTGTACCTGCGCGGCGAGGTGGAAACGCAGGAGCAGATCGACGCGCTCGTGCACGGCGCAGAGCGCGTGGAAGGCGTGGAGGCCGTCCGCAGCCTGCTGCACCTGCCCGGATAG